A section of the Spirosoma pollinicola genome encodes:
- a CDS encoding replication initiation protein, with amino-acid sequence MKGEDKRNTQLVLPLDLTYEPKHKDLVKQHWNVTFARQGRMSVAAKRIMARVIDQIRDDDFKLRAYYQFRIVDIITDAGITKETAYKEVQGSLRELTAATWEFESLDKSEWYIRHLLDTTNYERPVGYKNGIITILLNPALEPYFVQIAHYSTYQLSNYMGLKSWYSMRFFEILSAFKDTGIWCPTVEQYRQLMDCWHEKDKRGKVKRGKEGSPKMKYPLTKDLIKYTIAEPLEELAGTNLAFSYQPVYETDRMTRGRKKITGFKFILKRKQDGKIPEFWLQHSVITQVIANLRSWKVTDKNIALYLEDVGTKAANKLVYDWQLKDNSDDRIEDRVKYCNAVFVKMGKAAQEQLKQEVEAAISGTETL; translated from the coding sequence ATGAAGGGAGAAGATAAGCGCAATACTCAATTAGTCTTACCGCTCGATCTGACTTACGAGCCGAAGCACAAAGACTTAGTTAAACAGCACTGGAACGTAACCTTTGCCCGACAAGGGCGTATGAGCGTAGCGGCAAAACGTATCATGGCCCGCGTCATTGACCAGATACGCGACGACGATTTTAAGCTACGAGCCTACTATCAGTTCCGTATCGTGGACATCATTACTGATGCAGGTATTACGAAGGAAACAGCATATAAAGAGGTACAGGGGTCATTACGAGAACTAACGGCGGCAACCTGGGAGTTTGAGAGTTTAGATAAGTCAGAATGGTACATTCGACACCTATTAGATACTACCAATTATGAAAGGCCAGTAGGTTATAAAAACGGAATTATCACGATATTACTTAATCCGGCATTAGAACCATACTTTGTTCAGATTGCTCATTATTCGACTTACCAGCTTAGTAACTATATGGGGCTAAAAAGCTGGTATTCAATGCGTTTTTTTGAAATCCTTTCTGCTTTTAAAGATACAGGCATATGGTGTCCGACAGTCGAACAGTACCGGCAACTTATGGACTGCTGGCACGAAAAGGACAAGCGGGGAAAGGTAAAAAGAGGTAAAGAGGGAAGCCCAAAAATGAAGTATCCTCTTACCAAAGACTTAATCAAATACACTATTGCCGAACCTTTAGAGGAATTAGCCGGTACAAACTTGGCCTTCAGTTACCAGCCAGTTTATGAAACGGACCGTATGACTAGGGGCCGAAAGAAAATAACCGGCTTTAAATTTATTCTCAAACGTAAGCAAGATGGAAAAATTCCGGAATTTTGGCTACAGCATAGTGTTATAACTCAGGTGATTGCAAATCTCCGATCCTGGAAGGTGACAGACAAAAATATTGCTCTGTATTTAGAGGATGTTGGCACAAAAGCCGCTAACAAGTTGGTCTATGATTGGCAATTGAAGGATAATTCAGATGACCGTATAGAGGACCGAGTAAAGTACTGCAATGCCGTGTTCGTCAAGATGGGCAAAGCCGCTCAGGAACAACTAAAACAGGAAGTTGAGGCAGCAATAAGTGGCACCGAAACTTTGTAA